The Macaca thibetana thibetana isolate TM-01 chromosome 11, ASM2454274v1, whole genome shotgun sequence genome window below encodes:
- the LOC126931085 gene encoding keratin, type II cytoskeletal 6C-like codes for MASTSTTIRSHSSSRRGFSAGSARLPGVSRSGFSSVSVSRSRGSGGLGGACGGAGFGSRSLYGLGGSKRISIGGGSCAIGGGYGSRAGGSYGFGGAGSGFGFGGGAGIGFGLGGGAGLAGGFGGPGFPVCPPGGIQEVTVNQSLLTPLNLQIDPAIQRVRAEEREQIKTLNNKFASFIDKVRFLEQQNKVLETKWTLLQEQGTKTVRQNLEPLFEQYINNLRRQLDSIVGERGRLDSELRNMQDLVEDLKNKYEDEINKRTAAENEFVTLKKDVDAAYMNKVELQAKADTLTDEINFLRALYEAELSQMQTHISDTSVVLSMDNNRNLDLDSIIAEVKAQYEEIAQRSRAEAESWYQSKYEELQVTVGRHGDDLRNTKQEIAEINRMIQRLRSEIDHVKKQCANLQAAIADAEQRGEMALKDAKKKLEGLEDALQKAKQDLARLLKEYQELMNVKLALDVEIATYRKLLEGEECRLNGEGVGQVNISVVQSTVSSGYGGASGVGSGLGLGGGSSYSYGSGLGVGGGFSSSSGRAIGGGLSSVGGGSSTIKYTTTSSSSRKSYKH; via the exons ATGGCCAGCACATCCACCACCATCAGGAGCCACAGCAGCAGCCGCAGGGGCTTCAGTGCCGGCTCAGCCAGGCTCCCTGGGGTCAGCCGCTCTGGCTTCAGCAGCGTCTCCGTGTCCCGCTCCAGGGGCAGTGGTGGCCTGGGTGGCGCATGTGGAGGAGCTGGCTTTGGCAGCCGCAGCCTGTATGGCCTGGGGGGCTCCAAGAGGATCTCCATTGGAGGGGGCAGCTGTGCCATCGGTGGCGGCTATGGCAGCAGAGCCGGAGGCAGCTATGGCTTTGGTGGCGCCGGGAGTGGATTTGGTTTCGGTGGTGGAGCCGGCATTGGCTTTGGTCTGGGTGGTGGAGCCGGCCTTGCTGGTGGCTTTGGGGGCCCTGGCTTCCCTGTGTGCCCCCCTGGAGGCATCCAAGAGGTCACCGTCAACCAGAGTCTCCTGACTCCCCTCAACCTGCAAATCGACCCCGCCATCCAGCGGGTGCGGGCCGAGGAGCGCGAGCAGATCAAGACCCTCAACAACAAGTTCGCCTCCTTCATCGACAAG GTGCGGTTCCTGGAGCAGCAGAACAAGGTTCTGGAAACCAAGTGGACCCTGCTGCAGGAGCAGGGCACCAAGACCGTGAGGCAGAATCTGGAGCCGTTGTTCGAGCAGTACATCAACAACCTCAGGAGGCAGCTGGACAGTATCGTCGGGGAACGGGGCCGCCTGGACTCAGAGCTGAGAAACATGCAGGACCTAGTGGAGGACCTCAAGAACAA ATATGAGGATGAAATCAACAAGCGCACAGCAGCAGAGAATGAATTTGTGACTCTGAAGAAG GACGTGGATGCTGCCTACATGAACAAGGTTGAACTGCAAGCCAAGGCAGACACTCTCACAGACGAGATCAACTTCCTGAGAGCCTTGTATGAAGCA GAGCTGTCCCAGATGCAGACCCACATCTCAGACACATCCGTGGTGCTGTCCATGGACAACAACCGCAACCTGGACCTGGACAGCATCATCGCTGAGGTCAAGGCCCAATACGAGGAGATTGCTCAGAGGAGCCGGGCTGAGGCCGAGTCCTGGTACCAGAGCAAG TACGAGGAGCTGCAGGTCACAGTGGGCAGACATGGGGACGACCTGCGCAACACCAAGCAGGAGATTGCTGAGATCAACCGCATGATCCAGAGGCTGAGATCCGAGATCGACCACGTCAAGAAGCAG TGTGCCAACCTGCAGGCTGCCATTGCTGATGCTGAGCAGCGTGGGGAGATGGCACTCAAGGATGCCAAGAAGAAGCTGGAAGGGCTGGAGGATGCCCTGCAGAAGGCCAAGCAGGACCTGGCCCGACTGCTGAAAGAGTACCAGGAGCTGATGAATGTCAAGCTGGCCTTGGACGTGGAGATCGCCACCTATCGCAAGCTGCTGGAAGGCGAGGAGTGCAG GCTGAATGGCGAAGGTGTTGGACAAGTCAACATCT cTGTGGTACAATCCACCGTCTCCAGTGGCTATGGCGGTGCCAGCGGTGTCGGCAGTGGCTTAGGCCTGGGTGGAGGAAGCAGCTACTCCTATGGCAGTGGTCTTGGCGTTGGAGGTGGCTTCAGTTCCAGCAGCGGCAGAGCCATTGGGGGTGGCCTCAGCTCTGTTGGAGGCGGCAGTTCCACCATCAAGtacaccaccacctcctcctccagcagGAAGAGCTACAAGCACTGA
- the LOC126931084 gene encoding keratin, type II cytoskeletal 6A-like has product MASTSTTIRSHSSSRRGFSAGSARLPGVSRSGFSSVSVSRSRGSGGLGGACGGAGFGSRSLYGLGGSKRISIGGGSCAIGGGYGSRAGGSYGFGGAGSGFGFGGGAGIGFGLGGGAGLAGGFGGPGFPVCPPGGIQEVTVNQSLLTPLNLQIDPAIQRVRAEEREQIKTLNNKFASFIDKVRFLEQQNKVLDTKWTLLQEQGTKTVRQNLEPLFEQYINNLRRQLDSIVGERGRLDSELRGMQDLVEDFKNKYEDEINKRTAAENEFVTLKKDVDAAYMNKVELQAKADTLTDEINFLRALYEAELSQMQTHISDTSVVLSMDNNRNLDLDSIIAEVKAQYEEIAQRSRAEAESWYQSKYEELQVTAGRHGDDLRNTKQEIAEINRMIQRLRSEIDHVKKQCASLQAAIADAEQRGEMALKDAKNKLEGLEDALQKAKQDLARLLKEYQELMNVKLALDVEIATYRKLLEGEECRLNGEGVGQVNISVVQSTVSSGYGGASGVGSGLGLGGGSSYSYGSGLGVGGGFSSSSGRAIGGGLSSVGGGSSTIKYTTTSSSSRKSYKH; this is encoded by the exons ATGGCCAGCACATCCACCACCATCAGGAGCCACAGCAGCAGCCGCAGGGGCTTCAGTGCCGGCTCAGCCAGGCTCCCTGGGGTCAGCCGCTCTGGCTTCAGCAGCGTCTCCGTGTCCCGCTCCAGGGGCAGTGGTGGCCTGGGTGGCGCATGTGGAGGAGCTGGCTTTGGCAGCCGCAGCCTGTATGGCCTGGGGGGCTCCAAGAGGATCTCCATTGGAGGGGGCAGCTGTGCCATCGGTGGCGGCTATGGCAGCAGAGCCGGAGGCAGCTATGGCTTTGGTGGCGCCGGGAGTGGATTTGGTTTCGGTGGTGGAGCCGGCATTGGCTTTGGTCTGGGTGGTGGAGCCGGCCTTGCTGGTGGCTTTGGGGGCCCTGGCTTCCCTGTGTGCCCCCCTGGAGGCATCCAAGAGGTCACCGTCAACCAGAGTCTCCTGACTCCCCTCAACCTGCAAATCGACCCCGCCATCCAGCGGGTGCGGGCCGAGGAGCGCGAGCAGATCAAGACCCTCAACAACAAGTTCGCCTCCTTCATCGACAAG GTGCGGTTCCTGGAGCAGCAGAACAAGGTTCTGGACACCAAGTGGACCCTGCTGCAGGAGCAGGGAACCAAGACCGTGAGGCAGAACCTGGAGCCGTTGTTCGAGCAGTACATCAACAACCTCAGGAGGCAGCTGGACAGCATCGTTGGGGAACGGGGCCGCCTGGACTCGGAGCTCAGAGGCATGCAGGACCTGGTGGAGGACTTCAAGAACAA ATATGAGGATGAAATCAACAAGCGCACAGCAGCAGAGAATGAATTTGTGACTCTGAAGAAG GACGTGGATGCTGCCTACATGAACAAGGTTGAACTGCAAGCCAAGGCAGACACTCTCACAGACGAGATCAACTTCCTGAGAGCCTTGTATGAAGCA GAGCTGTCCCAGATGCAGACCCACATCTCAGACACATCCGTGGTGCTGTCCATGGACAACAACCGCAACCTGGACCTGGACAGCATCATCGCTGAGGTCAAGGCCCAATATGAGGAGATTGCTCAGAGGAGCCGGGCTGAGGCCGAGTCTTGGTACCAGAGCAAG TACGAGGAGCTGCAGGTCACAGCGGGCAGACACGGGGACGACCTGCGCAACACCAAGCAGGAGATTGCTGAGATCAACCGCATGATCCAGAGGCTAAGATCTGAGATCGACCACGTCAAGAAGCAG TGTGCCAGCCTGCAGGCTGCCATTGCTGATGCTGAGCAGCGTGGGGAAATGGCACTCAAGGATGCCAAGAACAAGCTGGAAGGGCTGGAGGATGCCCTGCAGAAGGCCAAGCAGGACCTGGCCCGGCTGCTGAAGGAGTACCAGGAGTTGATGAACGTGAAGCTGGCCCTGGACGTGGAGATTGCCACCTACCGCAAGCTGCTGGAGGGCGAGGAGTGCAG GCTGAATGGCGAAGGCGTTGGACAAGTCAACATCT CTGTGGTACAATCCACCGTCTCCAGTGGCTATGGCGGTGCCAGTGGTGTCGGCAGTGGCTTAGGCCTGGGTGGAGGAAGCAGCTACTCCTATGGCAGTGGTCTTGGTGTTGGAGGTGGCTTCAGTTCCAGCAGCGGCAGAGCCATTGGGGGTGGCCTCAGCTCTGTTGGAGGCGGCAGTTCCACCATCAAGtacaccaccacctcctcctccagcagGAAGAGCTACAAGCACTGA